A stretch of Myxococcus hansupus DNA encodes these proteins:
- a CDS encoding AI-2E family transporter, which translates to MATEQTARRVFTGLILLSIVLLALVVQPFAKAFFLAAVLAGTFYGIYSSLKRKLRGRSSLAAGIIVSGVVLALLLPLGGLTAFVVSEVSDGVKFVSDTVQREGVEGLIGKLPGPVRGPVEGLLERVPLEQAELDETLQQQVSSQGGTAARAVTGVVAATGSIAFQAVMMLIALFFLLTEGARLVSWVESVSPLRRGQTAEILREFRSVSVAVLVSSVATAGVQAAAALVGFLIARVPASLFFAGVAFFLALIPAVGAAIVVLVAAALMFFSGHPWAALFLAIWGTVVVGLVDNIVKPLLAKRGMHQHGAIVFFALLGGLAAFGTVGLLLGPLIVAFFLALVRIYERDYGRPTPRPGDPATPGGAAPGGTESLIIRPSVLSAETRERVPVTPTPPDSH; encoded by the coding sequence ATGGCAACCGAGCAGACCGCCCGGCGGGTGTTCACCGGACTCATCCTCCTCTCCATCGTCCTGCTGGCGCTGGTCGTCCAGCCGTTTGCCAAGGCCTTCTTCCTGGCGGCCGTCCTCGCGGGGACCTTCTACGGCATCTACTCCTCTCTGAAGCGGAAGCTGCGCGGGCGCTCCAGCCTGGCGGCGGGCATCATCGTCTCGGGCGTCGTGCTGGCCCTGCTGCTGCCCCTGGGCGGACTGACGGCCTTCGTCGTCTCCGAGGTGTCGGACGGCGTGAAGTTCGTCTCCGACACGGTGCAGCGCGAGGGCGTCGAAGGGCTGATTGGCAAGCTCCCCGGACCGGTGCGCGGGCCGGTGGAGGGGCTGCTGGAGCGCGTCCCGCTGGAGCAGGCCGAGCTCGACGAAACCCTCCAGCAGCAGGTCAGCTCCCAGGGCGGCACCGCGGCGCGGGCGGTGACGGGCGTGGTGGCCGCGACGGGCTCCATCGCCTTCCAGGCGGTGATGATGCTCATCGCCCTCTTCTTCCTGCTGACGGAGGGCGCGCGCCTGGTGTCGTGGGTGGAGAGCGTGTCCCCGCTGCGGCGGGGGCAGACGGCCGAAATCCTGCGGGAGTTCCGCAGCGTCTCCGTGGCGGTGCTGGTGTCGTCGGTGGCCACCGCGGGCGTGCAGGCGGCGGCGGCGCTCGTCGGGTTCCTCATCGCGAGGGTGCCCGCCTCGCTCTTCTTCGCGGGCGTCGCCTTCTTCCTGGCGCTCATCCCCGCGGTGGGCGCGGCCATCGTGGTGCTGGTCGCCGCGGCGCTGATGTTCTTCAGCGGCCACCCCTGGGCGGCGCTGTTCCTCGCCATCTGGGGCACCGTCGTGGTGGGGCTGGTGGACAACATCGTCAAGCCGCTGCTCGCCAAGCGGGGCATGCACCAGCATGGGGCCATCGTCTTCTTCGCGCTGCTCGGAGGCCTGGCGGCGTTCGGCACCGTGGGCCTGCTGCTGGGGCCCCTCATCGTCGCCTTCTTCCTGGCGCTGGTGCGCATCTACGAGCGCGACTACGGCCGGCCCACGCCGCGCCCCGGAGACCCGGCCACGCCAGGAGGGGCTGCTCCAGGCGGCACGGAGAGCCTCATCATCCGGCCCTCCGTGCTCTCGGCGGAGACGCGCGAGCGAGTCCCCGTAACGCCCACGCCGCCCGACAGCCATTGA